One genomic region from Pseudoduganella dura encodes:
- a CDS encoding DMT family transporter, whose product MIAAVAMFSIMDTAMKLLAARYPAMQVTVLRAFSSMPLVCSYIAWRGGFRGMLDVNWPLQLLRGALGIAMLTMFAYGLKSLPLSEAYAVFFIAPALIAALSVFILKERVDGMQWLAIGVALAGVLVVLRPEGTSFISLAGLAVLGAATCYAVSAIASRILSRTDSNQQIMFWLLVMIGGGALPLAWPGWVALRWDDWPVIATLALSGFFGQLAITKAFSIGKASIVAPFEYTALAWSVAIDWALWNTLPDRWTLSGAAIIIGSGIYLVRREAVHKEAEHP is encoded by the coding sequence ATGATCGCCGCCGTCGCGATGTTCTCGATCATGGACACTGCGATGAAGCTGCTCGCTGCCCGCTATCCCGCGATGCAGGTGACGGTGCTGCGGGCGTTTTCATCGATGCCGCTGGTATGCTCGTACATCGCCTGGCGTGGCGGGTTCCGCGGCATGCTGGACGTGAACTGGCCGCTGCAGTTGCTGCGCGGCGCGCTGGGCATCGCCATGCTGACCATGTTCGCCTACGGCCTGAAGTCGCTGCCGCTGTCGGAAGCCTATGCCGTGTTCTTCATCGCGCCGGCACTGATCGCGGCGCTGTCGGTGTTCATCCTGAAGGAGCGGGTCGACGGCATGCAGTGGCTTGCCATCGGCGTTGCGCTTGCCGGCGTGCTGGTGGTGCTGCGGCCGGAAGGCACCAGTTTCATTTCCCTGGCCGGGCTGGCGGTGCTCGGCGCGGCCACATGCTATGCGGTGTCCGCCATCGCCAGCCGCATCCTTTCCCGCACCGATTCGAACCAGCAGATCATGTTCTGGCTGCTGGTAATGATCGGCGGCGGCGCGCTGCCGCTGGCCTGGCCGGGGTGGGTGGCGCTGCGGTGGGACGACTGGCCGGTGATCGCCACGCTGGCACTGTCCGGGTTTTTCGGCCAGCTTGCCATTACCAAGGCGTTCAGCATCGGCAAGGCTTCCATCGTGGCGCCGTTCGAGTACACGGCGCTGGCCTGGAGCGTGGCGATCGACTGGGCGCTGTGGAACACGCTGCCCGACCGGTGGACCCTGAGCGGGGCGGCGATCATCATCGGCAGCGGCATTTACCTGGTACGGCGCGAGGCGGTGCACAAGGAGGCGGAACACCCGTGA
- a CDS encoding SET domain-containing protein: MTKPTSQPKTPALFDVHDSPIHGKGVFARRKIPAGTRIIEYTGEIVDWDETCRRTAEKGGPINHTFFFTLASGLLIDGGAGGNDSRFINHSCDPNCEAMEEDDRVFIHTLRDIEKGEELRYNYGLIYDERHTPAVKKAFACRCGAPNCTGLMLAPKKRSRGKKAAG; this comes from the coding sequence ATGACCAAGCCCACCTCCCAGCCAAAGACCCCTGCCCTGTTCGACGTGCACGATTCGCCGATCCACGGCAAGGGCGTATTTGCCCGCCGCAAGATCCCGGCGGGTACCCGGATCATCGAATATACCGGCGAGATCGTCGACTGGGATGAAACCTGCCGCCGCACAGCCGAAAAAGGCGGACCGATCAACCATACGTTTTTCTTCACGCTGGCCAGCGGCCTGCTGATCGACGGCGGCGCCGGCGGCAACGATTCGCGCTTCATCAACCATTCGTGCGACCCGAACTGCGAAGCGATGGAAGAAGACGATCGGGTGTTCATCCACACGCTGCGCGATATCGAAAAAGGCGAGGAACTGCGCTACAACTACGGCCTGATCTATGACGAACGCCACACGCCGGCCGTCAAGAAGGCGTTTGCCTGCCGTTGCGGCGCCCCCAACTGCACAGGCCTGATGCTGGCGCCGAAAAAACGCAGCCGCGGCAAGAAGGCGGCCGGCTGA
- a CDS encoding PEP-CTERM sorting domain-containing protein — protein sequence MKSLALHLLAASALAGMAQGAVASATSAGGLGAVTITLVDLDPNDGITPSIRFATDADGIDGGTVSGELRSWTADGESFREFRSQGTGPASLVAAGRDTAMASAGGSVTGLAGAGFSALAAQGQAGSGATARGSYDVSAQSAWVGFTLSANTAVQFSASGWAQGSTSTGGDPATGWDEAGGALVALSAGGPDGGGSIVWDDDERIATASYTLDGAGNVHGDAQSWSGLLGVSFSNATGASADGIFTAEVRAFGHSAVSAVPEPATGVMLLAGLGLVGAGVRRQRTCRPAMCRTGKESA from the coding sequence ATGAAAAGCTTGGCATTACACCTGCTGGCCGCATCCGCGCTGGCAGGGATGGCGCAAGGCGCCGTGGCCAGCGCCACAAGCGCGGGCGGGCTCGGGGCGGTCACGATCACGCTGGTCGACCTCGATCCCAACGACGGCATCACCCCTTCGATCCGTTTCGCGACCGACGCCGACGGGATCGACGGCGGCACGGTCAGCGGGGAACTGCGTTCGTGGACGGCCGATGGCGAAAGCTTCCGCGAATTCCGCAGCCAGGGAACGGGCCCCGCGTCGCTCGTCGCCGCCGGGCGCGATACCGCGATGGCCTCGGCCGGCGGCAGCGTCACGGGCCTGGCGGGCGCCGGCTTTTCAGCGCTTGCCGCACAGGGCCAGGCCGGCAGCGGCGCCACGGCGCGCGGCTCGTATGACGTGAGCGCGCAGTCGGCATGGGTGGGCTTCACGCTGTCCGCCAACACGGCGGTGCAATTCTCGGCCAGCGGCTGGGCGCAGGGATCGACATCGACGGGCGGCGACCCGGCCACCGGCTGGGACGAGGCCGGCGGCGCGCTGGTGGCGCTCAGCGCGGGCGGCCCCGATGGCGGCGGCAGCATCGTGTGGGACGACGACGAGCGGATCGCCACCGCCAGCTACACGCTCGACGGCGCCGGCAACGTGCACGGCGACGCGCAGTCGTGGAGCGGCCTGCTGGGGGTCTCGTTCAGCAACGCGACGGGCGCCAGCGCGGACGGCATCTTCACCGCCGAAGTCCGCGCGTTCGGCCACTCCGCCGTTTCCGCCGTGCCCGAACCGGCAACGGGCGTGATGCTGCTTGCCGGCCTGGGCCTGGTCGGCGCCGGCGTGCGCCGGCAACGCACGTGCCGGCCAGCCATGTGCCGCACCGGGAAGGAGAGCGCATGA
- a CDS encoding PEP-CTERM sorting domain-containing protein, with product MTRRLLAAACLMAAASGAMAAASSSVHINGVTITLTDLDPNDGIAASATMMHGSQPYLNIGAASFDPAYSNDAYAAVGTHGGSGLAGSVGTTFAHSSATIAGQSSIVGFSGIALDGGALSTAAGYGEYGATAAPYTSMNVQVAANTRVTVTFDASIDVATTVGLDTAGNAERAMGRILMAFDGLDADGANVVDEQWQELLAGYRLDDAGNVLGDSYHWAGQLSVSFSNRSASGTVASLYSEGVIGGNSVVSAVPEPATYGMLLGGLALLGAAARRRQAAV from the coding sequence ATGACACGCCGTCTCCTTGCCGCCGCGTGCCTGATGGCGGCCGCCTCCGGCGCCATGGCCGCCGCCAGCAGCAGCGTGCACATCAACGGTGTGACGATCACGCTGACCGACCTCGACCCGAACGACGGCATCGCCGCATCGGCCACGATGATGCACGGCAGCCAGCCATACCTGAACATCGGCGCGGCCAGTTTCGACCCCGCCTACAGCAACGACGCCTACGCGGCGGTGGGCACGCACGGCGGCAGCGGGCTCGCCGGTTCGGTCGGCACCACATTCGCGCACTCGTCCGCCACGATCGCCGGACAGTCGTCGATCGTCGGCTTTTCCGGCATCGCGCTCGATGGCGGCGCGCTGAGCACCGCCGCCGGGTATGGCGAGTACGGTGCGACGGCCGCGCCGTACACATCGATGAACGTGCAGGTGGCGGCCAATACCCGGGTCACGGTCACGTTCGACGCGAGCATCGACGTGGCGACGACGGTGGGCCTGGATACGGCCGGCAATGCCGAGCGCGCGATGGGGCGGATCCTGATGGCGTTCGACGGCCTGGACGCCGATGGCGCCAATGTCGTCGACGAGCAATGGCAGGAACTGCTGGCAGGATACCGGCTGGATGACGCCGGCAATGTGCTGGGCGACAGTTACCACTGGGCCGGCCAGCTGTCCGTGAGCTTCTCGAACCGGAGTGCGAGCGGCACGGTGGCGTCGCTGTACAGCGAAGGCGTCATCGGTGGAAATTCGGTCGTCAGTGCGGTGCCCGAGCCGGCCACGTACGGCATGCTCCTCGGCGGCCTGGCGCTGCTGGGCGCCGCGGCACGGCGCCGGCAGGCCGCAGTCTGA
- a CDS encoding peroxiredoxin, with translation MTIKIGDKLPEGTLSEFVEVETEGCSLGPNTFNVQDLVKGKKIAIFGLPGAYTPTCSAKHVPGFVQHAEEFKAKGVDEIWCVSVNDAFVMGAWGREQKATNIVRMMADGNAAFAKALGLDADFSKFGMGTRSQRYSMLVEDGVVTQLNIEQGGKFEVSNAETLLGQL, from the coding sequence ATGACCATCAAGATCGGCGACAAGCTGCCGGAAGGCACGCTGTCCGAATTCGTCGAAGTCGAAACCGAAGGCTGTTCGCTGGGCCCGAATACCTTCAACGTGCAGGACCTCGTCAAGGGCAAGAAGATCGCGATCTTCGGCCTGCCGGGCGCCTACACGCCAACCTGCTCGGCCAAGCATGTGCCGGGCTTCGTGCAGCATGCCGAGGAATTCAAGGCCAAGGGCGTGGACGAGATCTGGTGCGTCTCGGTCAACGACGCCTTCGTGATGGGCGCCTGGGGCCGCGAGCAGAAGGCCACCAACATCGTGCGCATGATGGCCGATGGTAATGCCGCGTTCGCCAAGGCGCTGGGCCTGGATGCCGACTTCTCCAAGTTCGGCATGGGCACCCGCTCGCAGCGCTACTCGATGCTGGTCGAAGACGGCGTCGTCACGCAGCTGAACATCGAACAGGGCGGCAAGTTCGAGGTGTCGAACGCGGAGACGCTGCTGGGCCAGCTGTAA
- the ftsZ gene encoding cell division protein FtsZ — translation MEFDMVDNASLGTVIKVVGVGGAGGNAVQHMINKGMSGVEFIAANTDAQALSASKADNIIQIGETGLGAGMKPDVGRKLAEESRARIEDALRGAHMVFIAAGMGGGTGTGAAPIVAEVAKSLGALTVAVVSKPFSHEGQKCMEIADEGLEQLSQNVDSLIVILNEKLEEIYEDESLIEWLQHADDVLNNAVAGIAEIINVPGHINVDFNDVKTIMGEQGKAMMGTATAAGVDRARIAAEQAVASPLLDGIDLSGARGVLVNVTASRGLKGKEIKEVMAAVRAFAAPDASIAQGIAYDDSMGDSIRVTVVATGLGKNKKHVQLVPQQMLRTGTHNNPLNPQAGLGGAAASVAAGMGAAGGHSFEGMKAPAVWRRESASEQVRAMEKNGMETYDIPAFLRKQAD, via the coding sequence ATGGAGTTCGATATGGTCGATAACGCGTCACTGGGAACGGTGATCAAAGTGGTCGGTGTTGGCGGCGCGGGCGGTAACGCGGTGCAGCACATGATCAACAAGGGCATGAGCGGGGTGGAATTCATCGCCGCCAATACCGATGCCCAGGCGTTGTCGGCTTCCAAGGCCGACAACATCATCCAGATCGGCGAGACCGGCCTGGGGGCGGGCATGAAGCCCGATGTCGGCCGCAAGCTGGCCGAGGAATCGCGCGCCCGCATCGAGGATGCGCTGCGCGGTGCGCACATGGTGTTCATCGCCGCGGGCATGGGCGGCGGCACCGGCACCGGCGCCGCGCCGATCGTGGCGGAAGTGGCGAAATCGCTGGGCGCCCTGACGGTGGCGGTGGTGTCGAAGCCGTTCTCGCACGAAGGCCAGAAGTGCATGGAGATCGCCGATGAGGGCCTGGAGCAGCTGTCGCAGAATGTCGACTCGCTGATCGTGATCCTGAACGAGAAGCTCGAAGAGATCTACGAGGACGAATCGCTGATCGAGTGGCTGCAGCATGCCGACGACGTGCTGAACAACGCGGTGGCGGGTATCGCCGAGATCATCAACGTGCCGGGCCACATCAATGTCGACTTCAACGACGTGAAGACGATCATGGGCGAGCAGGGCAAGGCGATGATGGGCACCGCCACCGCCGCCGGCGTGGACCGGGCGCGCATCGCCGCCGAACAGGCCGTGGCGTCGCCGCTGCTCGACGGCATCGACCTGTCCGGCGCGCGCGGCGTGCTGGTCAACGTGACCGCCAGCCGCGGCCTGAAGGGCAAGGAGATCAAGGAAGTGATGGCCGCCGTGCGCGCCTTCGCCGCGCCCGATGCCTCGATCGCGCAGGGTATCGCCTACGACGATTCGATGGGCGATTCGATCCGCGTCACCGTCGTGGCCACCGGCCTGGGCAAGAACAAGAAGCACGTGCAGCTGGTACCGCAGCAGATGCTGCGCACGGGCACGCACAACAACCCGTTGAACCCGCAGGCCGGCCTGGGCGGCGCTGCCGCATCGGTCGCGGCGGGCATGGGCGCCGCCGGCGGCCATTCGTTCGAAGGCATGAAGGCGCCGGCCGTATGGCGCCGCGAATCGGCTTCCGAGCAGGTGCGCGCGATGGAAAAGAACGGCATGGAAACGTACGACATTCCGGCGTTCCTGCGCAAGCAGGCGGACTGA
- the ftsA gene encoding cell division protein FtsA — translation MTKDAKNLIVGLDIGTSKVVAVVAEVMGDGRHEVIGLGQHESKGLKKGVVVNIEATVESIQRALEEAELMADCKIRNVYAGIAGSHIRSFNSSGMVAIKEKEVTSTDVARVIETAKAVNIPTDQQLLHTVPQEFIVDSQEDVREPIGMSGIRLEVKVHIVTGAVSAVQNIVKCVRRCGLEVSDLILQPMASADAVLTPDEKELGVVLIDIGGGTTDVAVFSDGAIRHTAVIPIAGDQITNDIAMALRTPTSEAEEIKIRYGVAKQVLADPGEHLEVPGLGDRGTRNLSRQALAAVIEPRVEELFAMVHQVVRESGYEGVLSSGIVLTGGSSIMPGMVEMAEDIFLKPARLGTPDYRGQLADVVRSPRYATVLGLLLEAKKQYLRGHIVTRQDGSVKAVWQRMKEWFLGNF, via the coding sequence ATGACAAAAGACGCGAAAAACCTGATCGTCGGCCTCGACATCGGCACCTCGAAGGTGGTGGCCGTGGTGGCCGAGGTGATGGGCGATGGCCGCCACGAAGTGATCGGGCTGGGACAGCACGAATCGAAGGGCCTGAAAAAGGGCGTGGTGGTCAACATCGAAGCGACCGTGGAGTCCATCCAGCGCGCCCTCGAGGAGGCCGAGCTGATGGCCGACTGCAAGATCCGCAATGTGTACGCGGGCATCGCGGGCAGCCATATCCGCAGCTTCAATTCGAGCGGCATGGTGGCGATCAAGGAAAAGGAAGTCACGTCCACCGACGTGGCGCGCGTCATTGAAACGGCAAAGGCCGTTAACATTCCTACTGATCAGCAGCTGCTGCACACGGTGCCGCAGGAATTCATCGTCGACAGCCAGGAAGACGTGCGCGAGCCCATCGGCATGAGCGGCATCCGGCTGGAAGTGAAGGTCCATATCGTTACCGGCGCGGTGAGCGCGGTGCAGAACATCGTCAAGTGCGTGCGGCGCTGTGGGCTCGAGGTCTCCGACCTGATCCTGCAACCGATGGCATCGGCCGATGCCGTGCTGACGCCGGACGAAAAGGAACTGGGCGTCGTGCTGATCGATATCGGCGGCGGCACCACCGACGTCGCGGTGTTCTCGGACGGCGCGATCCGCCATACGGCGGTGATTCCGATCGCCGGCGACCAGATCACCAACGATATCGCGATGGCGTTGCGCACGCCCACCTCCGAAGCGGAAGAGATCAAGATCCGCTACGGCGTGGCCAAGCAGGTGCTGGCCGATCCGGGCGAGCACCTGGAAGTGCCGGGCCTGGGCGACCGGGGCACCCGCAACCTGTCGCGCCAGGCGCTGGCCGCGGTCATCGAGCCGCGCGTGGAGGAATTGTTCGCCATGGTGCACCAGGTCGTGCGCGAATCCGGCTACGAGGGCGTGCTCTCCTCCGGCATCGTGCTGACCGGCGGCTCGTCGATCATGCCCGGCATGGTCGAAATGGCGGAAGACATTTTCCTGAAACCGGCGCGCCTCGGCACGCCGGACTATCGCGGCCAGCTGGCCGACGTGGTGCGCAGCCCCCGCTACGCCACCGTGCTCGGTCTTTTGCTGGAGGCGAAAAAGCAGTATTTGCGCGGGCATATCGTGACGCGCCAGGATGGGTCCGTGAAGGCGGTCTGGCAACGCATGAAGGAATGGTTTCTCGGTAATTTCTGA
- a CDS encoding cell division protein FtsQ/DivIB produces MWHDAKALNATASGIVALVFAVCVAAGIWWIAHRPVFDLRMIRVEAMRQAELRHVNLLTLTNGTQGRIRGNFFTANLEQVRQVFEAVPWVRRATVRREWPDRLIVEVEEHEALGTWGEDGRLLSVKGDVFTANLAEAEEDHELPQFSGPDGSEKEVLSRYAELRKWFAPAKLVPEGLALSSRYAWTVILNNGTSVALGREQTPTMLRDRVARLVSVWPQLATRVQDIETIDMRYQNGLALSATNLKIPAEKTKK; encoded by the coding sequence ATGTGGCACGACGCGAAAGCCTTGAACGCAACCGCCAGCGGCATTGTCGCGCTGGTGTTCGCCGTTTGCGTCGCCGCCGGCATCTGGTGGATCGCGCACCGGCCGGTGTTCGACCTGCGCATGATCCGCGTCGAGGCCATGCGGCAGGCCGAGCTGCGCCACGTCAACCTGCTGACGCTGACGAACGGCACGCAGGGCCGCATCCGCGGCAACTTCTTCACGGCGAACCTGGAGCAGGTGCGCCAGGTGTTCGAGGCGGTGCCGTGGGTGCGGCGCGCCACCGTGCGGCGCGAATGGCCCGACCGCCTGATCGTCGAAGTGGAAGAGCACGAAGCGCTGGGCACGTGGGGTGAAGACGGCCGGCTGCTGTCGGTGAAGGGCGATGTATTTACCGCCAACCTGGCCGAGGCGGAAGAAGATCACGAGCTGCCGCAGTTTTCCGGACCGGACGGCAGCGAGAAGGAAGTGCTGTCCCGCTACGCCGAGCTGCGCAAGTGGTTCGCGCCGGCGAAGCTGGTGCCGGAAGGCCTGGCCCTGTCGAGCCGCTACGCGTGGACGGTGATACTGAACAACGGCACCAGCGTGGCGCTGGGCCGCGAGCAGACGCCGACGATGCTGCGCGACCGCGTGGCGCGGCTGGTGTCGGTCTGGCCGCAGCTGGCCACGCGCGTGCAGGACATTGAAACGATCGACATGCGGTACCAGAACGGGCTGGCGCTGTCGGCGACGAACTTGAAGATACCGGCCGAAAAGACCAAGAAATAA
- a CDS encoding D-alanine--D-alanine ligase, with protein MSTNIGTSAAITKEEAQSFGKVGVLFGGSSAEREVSIMSGTGVLEALRGQGIDAHPFDPGQRSLGELEAEKFDRVFIALHGRLGEDGTLQGALELLGIPYTGSGVMASSVGMDKIATKILWLEAGLPTPEYALLDAQSDLPAVAEKLGLPLIVKPPHEGSSIGITKVGAVEAFQAAYDVAAKLDDDVLAESFITGREFTVAVLGTGAAVRALPVVEIAAPEGNYDYQNKYFTDSVQYFCPPQLDEAVQAEMRRIAVAAYRTLGCEGWARVDVLLRDSDSRPFLLEVNTSPGMTSHSLVPMAARAVGLSYEALCVEILRTARLKNKRA; from the coding sequence ATGAGCACGAACATCGGCACGAGCGCGGCCATCACGAAGGAAGAAGCGCAATCGTTCGGCAAGGTCGGCGTGCTGTTCGGCGGCAGTTCCGCCGAGCGCGAGGTTTCCATCATGTCCGGCACAGGCGTGCTGGAAGCGCTGCGCGGGCAGGGCATCGATGCGCACCCGTTCGATCCGGGCCAGCGCTCGCTGGGCGAACTGGAAGCGGAAAAATTCGACCGCGTGTTCATCGCGCTGCATGGCCGCCTGGGCGAGGACGGCACGCTGCAGGGCGCGCTGGAACTGCTGGGCATACCCTACACGGGCAGCGGCGTGATGGCCAGCTCGGTGGGCATGGACAAGATCGCCACCAAGATCCTGTGGCTCGAAGCCGGGCTGCCGACACCGGAGTACGCGTTGCTCGATGCGCAGTCCGACCTGCCGGCCGTGGCGGAAAAGCTGGGCCTGCCGCTGATTGTCAAGCCGCCGCACGAGGGGTCCTCGATCGGCATCACCAAGGTCGGCGCGGTGGAGGCGTTCCAGGCGGCGTACGACGTGGCGGCGAAGCTGGACGACGACGTGCTGGCTGAGAGCTTCATCACCGGCCGCGAATTCACGGTTGCCGTGCTGGGCACCGGCGCCGCTGTGCGCGCGCTGCCGGTCGTGGAAATCGCCGCGCCGGAAGGCAACTACGATTACCAGAACAAGTATTTCACCGACAGCGTGCAGTATTTTTGCCCGCCTCAGCTCGATGAAGCGGTGCAGGCGGAAATGCGCCGCATCGCCGTGGCGGCCTATCGCACGCTGGGCTGCGAGGGCTGGGCGCGCGTGGACGTGCTGCTGCGCGACAGCGACAGCCGGCCGTTCCTGCTGGAAGTGAACACGTCGCCCGGCATGACGAGCCACTCGCTGGTGCCGATGGCGGCGCGCGCGGTAGGCCTGTCCTACGAAGCGCTGTGCGTGGAAATCCTGCGCACGGCGCGGTTGAAGAACAAGAGGGCATAA
- the murC gene encoding UDP-N-acetylmuramate--L-alanine ligase, giving the protein MQHKVKNIHFVGIGGSGMSGIAEVLLTLGYNVTGSDLGSSAVTQRLGDMGAKVFQGHAAEHIGAADAVVTSTAVAADNPEVVAARAKKVPIVPRAVMLGELMRLKRGIAIAGTHGKTTTTSLVASVLAQGGLDPTFVIGGRLTAAGANAKLGSGEYLVAEADESDASFLNLAPMIEVITNIDADHMETYEHDFDKLKQAFVHFTHRLPFYGRAMLCIDDPHVRSILPKVTKPVTTYGFSEDAEVRAVNARAIGTQMHFTVLQEGFPDLDIVLNQPGMHNVQNACSAVAIAREIGVEDSATQAGLAGFAGVGRRFTRYGDIAIQGNGNAGGTFTLVDDFGHHPVETEVTLAAARAAYPGRRLVLAFQPHRYTRTRDLFEDFARVLSVVDLLVLVEVYPAGEAPIVGADGRSLVRAIRARGKTEPVFVETIGDVPETIMNLVRDGDVVLTMGAGSISGVPAKLVNYKA; this is encoded by the coding sequence ATGCAACACAAGGTCAAAAACATTCACTTCGTCGGCATCGGCGGCAGCGGCATGAGCGGCATCGCCGAGGTGCTGCTCACGCTCGGCTATAACGTCACCGGCTCGGACCTGGGCAGCTCGGCTGTCACGCAGCGCCTCGGCGACATGGGCGCGAAAGTGTTCCAGGGCCACGCGGCGGAACACATCGGCGCCGCGGATGCCGTCGTCACGTCCACCGCCGTCGCGGCCGACAACCCCGAAGTCGTCGCCGCGCGCGCGAAGAAAGTCCCGATCGTGCCGCGCGCCGTGATGCTGGGCGAACTGATGCGCCTGAAGCGCGGCATCGCCATCGCCGGCACGCACGGCAAGACCACGACCACGTCGCTGGTCGCATCGGTGCTGGCGCAGGGCGGCCTCGATCCCACGTTCGTGATCGGCGGCCGCCTGACCGCGGCCGGCGCCAACGCGAAGCTGGGTTCGGGCGAGTACCTGGTGGCCGAGGCGGACGAGTCGGATGCGTCGTTCCTGAACCTGGCGCCGATGATCGAGGTGATCACCAACATCGATGCCGACCACATGGAGACGTACGAACACGATTTCGACAAGCTGAAGCAGGCGTTCGTGCATTTCACGCACCGGCTGCCGTTCTACGGCCGCGCGATGCTGTGCATCGACGATCCGCACGTGCGCAGCATCCTGCCGAAGGTCACCAAGCCGGTCACCACCTACGGTTTCTCGGAAGACGCCGAAGTGCGCGCCGTGAATGCCCGCGCCATCGGCACGCAGATGCATTTCACCGTGCTGCAGGAAGGTTTCCCGGATCTCGACATCGTGCTGAACCAGCCCGGCATGCACAATGTGCAGAACGCCTGCTCGGCCGTGGCCATCGCGCGGGAAATCGGCGTGGAAGACAGCGCCACCCAGGCCGGCCTGGCCGGTTTCGCCGGCGTGGGCCGCCGCTTCACCAGGTATGGCGACATCGCCATCCAGGGCAACGGCAACGCGGGCGGTACCTTCACGCTGGTCGACGATTTCGGTCATCACCCGGTGGAAACGGAAGTGACGCTGGCCGCCGCGCGCGCCGCGTATCCGGGCCGCCGCCTCGTGCTGGCGTTCCAGCCGCACCGCTACACCCGCACGCGCGACCTGTTCGAGGACTTCGCCCGCGTGCTGTCGGTGGTGGACCTGCTGGTACTGGTGGAAGTCTACCCGGCCGGCGAAGCGCCGATCGTGGGCGCCGACGGCCGCTCGCTGGTGCGCGCGATCCGCGCGCGCGGCAAGACCGAGCCGGTATTCGTCGAAACCATCGGCGACGTACCTGAAACGATCATGAACCTGGTGCGGGACGGCGACGTGGTCCTGACGATGGGGGCGGGTTCGATCAGCGGCGTTCCCGCGAAACTGGTCAATTACAAGGCATGA
- the murG gene encoding undecaprenyldiphospho-muramoylpentapeptide beta-N-acetylglucosaminyltransferase translates to MKKLVIMAAGTGGHIFPGLAIAQTMRARGWDVTWLGTSHGMEGDLVPKAGVMMDVVHFSGMRGKGLGHTVSGALKMLKAFWDCYGIIGRRKPAVVLGMGGYVTVPGGMMTKLRGVPLVLVNADAALLLSNRTLVPVASKVCFGFPADFGRAAGKAVVTGNPVRREILDLPAPARRFEGREGALRILVVGGSLGAKALNDALPAALALLPEGERPIVTHQSGKKNIDALRAGYAQAGVQASVVDFIDDMASAYAQADVVICRAGAITVSELTAAGVASVLVPLVASTTSHQRDNAQWLAKQNAAIHMPQTELTAQGLAALLQTLTRNACRGMAEAAHAVGKRDANDAIANVLEQLA, encoded by the coding sequence ATGAAGAAACTGGTGATCATGGCCGCCGGCACCGGCGGCCACATCTTCCCCGGCCTGGCGATCGCGCAGACGATGCGCGCGCGTGGCTGGGACGTGACCTGGCTGGGCACATCGCACGGCATGGAAGGCGACCTGGTGCCGAAGGCCGGCGTGATGATGGACGTGGTCCACTTCTCCGGCATGCGCGGCAAAGGCCTGGGCCATACCGTAAGCGGCGCGCTCAAGATGCTGAAGGCATTCTGGGATTGCTACGGCATCATCGGGCGCCGCAAGCCCGCCGTGGTGCTGGGCATGGGCGGCTACGTGACCGTGCCGGGCGGCATGATGACGAAGCTGCGCGGCGTGCCGCTGGTGCTCGTCAACGCCGATGCGGCGTTGCTGTTGTCGAACAGGACGCTGGTGCCGGTGGCTTCGAAGGTGTGCTTCGGCTTCCCGGCCGATTTCGGCCGCGCGGCCGGCAAGGCGGTGGTGACCGGCAATCCGGTGCGCAGGGAAATCCTCGACCTGCCGGCGCCGGCCCGGCGCTTCGAAGGCCGGGAAGGCGCGCTGCGTATCCTGGTGGTCGGCGGCAGCCTGGGCGCGAAGGCGCTGAACGATGCGCTGCCGGCCGCGCTGGCCCTGCTGCCGGAAGGCGAGCGGCCGATCGTGACGCACCAGTCCGGCAAGAAGAACATCGATGCGCTGCGCGCCGGCTACGCGCAGGCCGGCGTGCAGGCCAGCGTGGTCGACTTCATCGACGACATGGCCAGCGCCTACGCCCAGGCGGACGTGGTGATCTGCCGGGCCGGCGCGATCACCGTTTCCGAACTGACGGCGGCCGGCGTGGCCAGCGTGCTGGTGCCGCTGGTGGCATCGACCACCAGCCACCAGCGCGACAACGCGCAGTGGCTGGCGAAACAGAACGCGGCGATCCACATGCCGCAAACCGAACTGACTGCGCAGGGCCTCGCGGCGCTGCTGCAGACGCTGACGCGCAACGCCTGCCGCGGCATGGCCGAGGCGGCGCACGCGGTGGGCAAGCGCGACGCGAACGACGCGATCGCGAACGTACTCGAACAACTGGCTTGA